Proteins found in one Candidatus Obscuribacterales bacterium genomic segment:
- a CDS encoding FAD-dependent oxidoreductase has product MANPAVENLVIIGSGPAGYTAAIYAARANLKPLMFEGYQVGGVPGGQLMTTTEVENFPGFPDGITGPQLMENMKAQAVRWGTELVTEDVTAVDFSQRPFVIRSDEREVLAHSVVIATGATAKRLGLPSEHDFWSRGISACAICDGATPIFKGV; this is encoded by the coding sequence ATGGCAAACCCAGCAGTTGAAAACTTAGTGATTATCGGTTCTGGGCCAGCGGGCTATACCGCCGCAATTTATGCGGCAAGGGCCAATCTCAAACCGTTGATGTTTGAGGGATATCAGGTGGGCGGGGTGCCGGGTGGACAGTTGATGACCACCACCGAAGTGGAAAACTTTCCCGGCTTTCCCGACGGCATCACAGGGCCGCAACTCATGGAGAACATGAAAGCTCAGGCGGTGCGCTGGGGAACGGAGCTGGTCACAGAAGATGTCACCGCCGTAGACTTCAGCCAGCGCCCCTTTGTGATTCGTTCTGACGAGCGAGAGGTTTTAGCCCACAGCGTGGTGATCGCTACGGGAGCCACGGCTAAGCGGTTGGGGCTGCCTAGTGAACATGACTTTTGGAGTCGCGGCATTTCGGCCTGTGCGATTTGCGATGGAGCCACGCCTATTTTTAAGGGAGTAGA